One window of Sinorhizobium fredii NGR234 genomic DNA carries:
- a CDS encoding IS110 family transposase, whose amino-acid sequence MTDQKQFYAGVDWASESHHVFLTDGDGRKIGERVFRHGGEGLAELAAWLTATSGATEAGQIQVAIEVPHGPVVETLIERGCQVHAINPKQMDRFRDRFTLAGAKDDSRDAEVMASALRTDRRCFRLLAAADPVVIELREWSRMAEDLGAERNRLTNRMREQLWRYFPALLELENDLGAEWLLDLWEAGPTPAKAARIRAATIAKLLKRNRIRRVDATHVLAVLRTPPVKVAAGTTEAASAHIATLIARIRLVNRQLKQAHQRLDTLTARLVPTEETEPGQRKQHDVEILASLPGVGRIVLATLLAEAFDALQRRDHAALRSLTGVAPVTKRSGKSCIVIRRQACHDRLANAMYHWARVAIQHDSRSRLKYAALRSRGHSHGRALRSVADRLLNVACAMLKTGTTFNPSLAEQKLSC is encoded by the coding sequence ATGACCGATCAGAAACAATTCTATGCCGGCGTCGACTGGGCGTCGGAGAGCCATCATGTGTTCCTCACGGATGGTGATGGCCGGAAAATCGGCGAAAGGGTCTTCAGGCACGGCGGCGAAGGGCTCGCCGAGCTGGCGGCCTGGCTGACGGCAACCAGCGGTGCAACCGAGGCCGGGCAAATCCAGGTCGCGATCGAGGTGCCGCACGGGCCCGTGGTCGAGACGCTGATCGAGCGCGGCTGCCAGGTGCATGCCATCAACCCGAAACAAATGGATCGCTTTCGCGACCGGTTCACCCTGGCCGGCGCCAAGGACGACAGCCGCGATGCCGAAGTGATGGCCTCGGCCTTGCGCACCGATCGCCGGTGCTTCCGGCTGCTCGCCGCCGCCGATCCTGTCGTCATCGAATTGCGCGAATGGTCGCGCATGGCCGAGGACCTCGGCGCCGAGCGCAACCGGTTGACCAACCGCATGCGCGAGCAGCTCTGGCGCTACTTTCCTGCGCTGCTCGAGCTCGAAAACGACCTCGGGGCCGAGTGGCTGCTCGATCTCTGGGAAGCCGGGCCGACGCCGGCCAAAGCCGCGCGGATCCGCGCGGCGACGATCGCCAAGCTTCTCAAACGCAACCGCATCCGCCGCGTCGACGCCACCCATGTGCTCGCCGTGCTGCGCACGCCGCCCGTCAAGGTCGCCGCCGGGACGACCGAAGCCGCCAGCGCCCACATTGCCACGCTCATTGCCCGCATTCGCCTCGTGAACCGGCAGCTCAAGCAAGCGCATCAGCGGCTCGATACCCTGACTGCCCGCCTTGTCCCGACCGAGGAGACCGAGCCGGGGCAGAGGAAGCAGCATGACGTGGAGATCCTCGCATCCTTGCCGGGAGTGGGAAGGATCGTCCTCGCCACGCTGCTCGCAGAAGCCTTCGATGCCCTGCAGCGACGTGACCACGCCGCCTTGCGCAGTTTGACAGGAGTCGCGCCCGTTACCAAGCGGTCCGGCAAGAGCTGCATCGTCATCAGAAGACAGGCCTGCCACGACCGGCTCGCCAACGCCATGTACCATTGGGCACGCGTCGCCATTCAGCACGACTCTCGGAGCCGTTTGAAGTACGCCGCCCTTCGAAGCCGAGGTCACAGCCACGGTCGTGCCCTGCGATCCGTCGCCGACCGCCTCCTCAACGTCGCATGCGCAATGCTGAAAACCGGCACCACCTTCAATCCTTCCTTGGCCGAGCAGAAACTCTCTTGCTAA
- a CDS encoding HAD-IIB family hydrolase gives MYFMALATDYDGTLAEDGMVRPETLDALKRLKQTGRKLLLVTGRELPDLKRVFPEIDLFDKVVVENGALLYSPDTGEETPIAPAPPREFVERLRQKGVDDISVGRSIVATWEPHQAAALEAINELGLELEIIFNKGAVMILPTGVNKATGLKAALKEMQLSFLNVVAVGDAENDHALLRMCGCGAAVANALPALKDTADFALEGARGEGVEELIVAMVERDYAFCTNQRHLVPVGESENGPVEIGPPDVLLIAGSSGVGKSMLATALSEHLRERRFQFCVFDPEGDYEDLEGAVTVGNGSTTPTDSQVLEILANPDDNVVVSALGFEPEERPSFFAKLMSGLSAQRARTGRPHWLIIDAVDHLMPAARDGAPLAPADDISGTIMITDHPDAASPGVLAAVTAVVALGPKAHEAIETFCRAVGEASPAGLEKFHEDEEVLFWRRAPGASVQRIRAEKPKQVRTRNARKYAEGHLGEEASFYFRGPEDKLNLRADNLTIFLQIAEGIDDETWEHHLRAGDYSKWFGESIGDPDLSQKAAGIEEDRSLSPAESRNKLAEAVRRRYIAAASGTR, from the coding sequence ATGTATTTCATGGCTCTTGCGACGGATTATGACGGCACATTAGCCGAGGACGGCATGGTCCGGCCGGAAACCCTGGACGCGCTGAAAAGACTGAAGCAGACGGGCCGCAAGCTGCTGCTCGTCACGGGGCGCGAGTTGCCGGACCTCAAGCGGGTTTTCCCTGAAATCGACCTCTTCGACAAGGTCGTCGTCGAGAACGGCGCCTTGCTCTACTCGCCCGATACCGGTGAGGAGACGCCGATCGCGCCGGCGCCGCCGAGGGAATTCGTCGAGCGCCTTCGGCAGAAGGGCGTCGATGACATATCGGTCGGGCGCTCGATCGTCGCCACCTGGGAGCCGCATCAGGCGGCCGCACTGGAAGCGATCAACGAGCTCGGCCTCGAGCTCGAGATCATCTTCAACAAGGGCGCGGTGATGATCCTTCCGACCGGGGTCAACAAGGCGACGGGATTGAAGGCGGCGCTGAAGGAGATGCAGCTTTCCTTCCTGAACGTCGTGGCGGTCGGCGATGCGGAGAACGACCACGCCTTGCTGCGGATGTGCGGCTGCGGCGCGGCGGTGGCGAACGCCTTACCGGCCCTGAAAGATACCGCCGATTTTGCGCTTGAAGGCGCGCGCGGCGAGGGGGTCGAGGAGCTGATCGTCGCGATGGTCGAGCGCGACTATGCGTTCTGCACCAATCAGCGCCACCTGGTGCCGGTCGGCGAGAGCGAGAATGGGCCGGTGGAAATCGGACCGCCTGACGTGCTGCTGATCGCCGGAAGTTCCGGCGTCGGCAAGTCGATGCTCGCAACGGCACTTTCGGAGCATTTGCGCGAGCGGCGCTTCCAGTTCTGTGTTTTCGATCCGGAGGGCGACTACGAGGATCTCGAAGGTGCAGTGACCGTCGGCAACGGTTCGACCACGCCGACCGACAGCCAGGTGCTCGAAATCCTCGCCAACCCCGACGACAATGTGGTTGTCAGCGCGCTCGGTTTCGAGCCCGAGGAACGCCCCTCCTTCTTCGCCAAGCTGATGTCGGGCCTGTCGGCGCAGCGCGCCCGGACGGGCCGGCCGCACTGGCTGATCATCGACGCGGTCGATCACCTCATGCCGGCGGCGCGCGACGGTGCCCCGCTGGCGCCTGCGGACGACATTTCGGGGACGATCATGATCACCGACCATCCCGATGCGGCCTCGCCAGGCGTACTCGCGGCGGTCACGGCGGTGGTGGCCCTCGGCCCCAAGGCGCACGAGGCGATCGAGACCTTCTGCCGGGCGGTCGGCGAGGCGTCGCCGGCGGGCCTCGAAAAATTCCACGAAGACGAGGAGGTGCTTTTCTGGCGGCGCGCGCCAGGTGCGTCGGTGCAGCGCATCCGGGCCGAAAAGCCGAAGCAGGTTCGCACGCGCAACGCGCGCAAATATGCCGAAGGGCATCTCGGCGAGGAGGCGAGCTTCTATTTCCGCGGTCCGGAGGACAAGTTGAACCTGCGCGCCGACAATCTGACGATCTTCCTGCAGATTGCCGAAGGAATCGACGACGAGACGTGGGAACACCACCTCAGGGCCGGCGACTACTCGAAATGGTTCGGCGAGAGCATCGGCGATCCCGACCTGTCACAGAAAGCGGCGGGAATCGAAGAGGATCGGTCCCTCTCACCCGCCGAGAGCCGCAACAAGCTCGCCGAGGCGGTGCGCCGTCGCTACATCGCAGCGGCTTCCGGGACCCGCTGA
- a CDS encoding glutathione S-transferase family protein yields MKLHQGMGPNSYRVRIFLKEKAIDVPMVEVDFAKGEHKAPEFLKLNSLGQIPVLELDDRAIITESVAICRYFEETHPEPPLFGSDAVSRAKVEMWNRRAELVIFATIGNVALHSDAFFKDRLTQFPAFAETERRAVPKKWAWLDRELADGRPFLAGDDFSIADITAGVCGWLGDVFGMEIPASLENVKRWNERVRSRRSWNA; encoded by the coding sequence ATGAAGCTTCACCAGGGCATGGGACCGAACTCCTATCGGGTGCGCATCTTCCTCAAGGAAAAGGCGATCGACGTGCCGATGGTCGAGGTCGACTTCGCCAAGGGCGAGCACAAGGCGCCGGAATTCCTGAAGCTCAATTCGCTCGGCCAGATTCCGGTATTGGAGCTCGACGACCGAGCGATCATCACCGAAAGCGTCGCGATCTGCCGCTATTTCGAGGAGACCCATCCGGAGCCGCCGCTTTTCGGATCGGACGCCGTCAGCCGCGCCAAGGTGGAGATGTGGAACCGGCGGGCCGAACTGGTGATCTTCGCCACGATCGGCAATGTCGCGCTGCACTCGGATGCGTTCTTCAAGGATCGCCTCACGCAATTTCCGGCCTTCGCCGAAACCGAGCGTCGGGCCGTGCCGAAGAAATGGGCCTGGCTCGACCGCGAGCTTGCCGATGGCCGGCCGTTCCTTGCGGGAGACGATTTCTCGATCGCCGATATCACCGCCGGCGTCTGCGGCTGGCTGGGCGACGTCTTCGGCATGGAAATCCCCGCTTCGCTCGAGAACGTGAAGCGCTGGAACGAGCGGGTGAGGAGCCGGCGGAGCTGGAACGCGTGA
- a CDS encoding ABC transporter permease has product MTRADEIARSRGAPVESDAEGGSGFPEPPRRLPSGARRFGRLRSFFRGFFFGGGEAAEGRRPRTTFGKLPGALTRTLSGVELPPMPHVREAGFPKARPPRCSREGRRFGFRPRKPRVPGGEPAWLLPFVLCAVLLLSVLPLARLAGAGVNGLVDGEAARLIFAPATLAALRNTLLTATGGMVVSLILGSLFAFALALTDIRGKLILSFAFMLPMMIPPQVTALAWVEMSGPASPLLKTLGLAPPLGSPQPLYSLSGIALLLGVQHAPLVFLALKAGLAASPRDGIEAARLAGAGPLRVFRDIVLPLGAPGLIAGGAIAFVSGVGNFGIPAILGIPAGIETLPTLIFSRLASFGAATFGEIALISTLIAAISAAGLIVQQRALQGRDYRLIGHSGARAAFSLGRFRVAVEALLWAVLVLVLAAPLLALVASSLVPAYGVPLNFDTMSLDAYGEILFRQSITLTALKNSLFLASAAALGLLAVTVPAAYLLARRKGALAGLVAILIEIPYALPGIVLAVAFILTFAAPLPVVGVSLYGTIWIILAAYFSSFLAVSLKPVVSAMLQMDPALEEAARLAGAGFFRRMRDVLLPLVAPAAGASVILVFLIAANELTVSALLWSAGTQTLGVAIFNLDDSGSSDLAAALSVLVVLLVIALMTALELLAKHLPEGVLPWRN; this is encoded by the coding sequence ATGACGCGAGCCGACGAGATCGCCCGCAGCCGGGGCGCTCCGGTGGAATCGGATGCGGAAGGCGGCTCCGGGTTCCCGGAGCCGCCTCGACGCCTTCCGTCGGGGGCGCGGCGCTTCGGCCGGCTGCGGTCTTTCTTTCGCGGGTTTTTCTTCGGGGGCGGGGAGGCGGCGGAAGGCCGACGGCCCCGGACGACGTTCGGAAAACTGCCGGGCGCACTGACGCGGACCTTGAGCGGCGTCGAACTACCGCCGATGCCTCACGTGAGGGAAGCCGGTTTCCCCAAGGCGAGGCCGCCGCGCTGCAGCCGAGAAGGGCGGCGGTTCGGCTTCCGCCCACGAAAGCCGCGGGTGCCCGGCGGCGAGCCGGCCTGGCTGCTGCCTTTCGTGCTCTGCGCCGTGCTGCTGCTTTCCGTTCTGCCGCTCGCCCGCCTGGCCGGGGCGGGAGTGAACGGGCTTGTCGACGGCGAGGCGGCGCGGCTGATCTTCGCGCCGGCGACCCTTGCGGCGCTCCGCAACACGCTTCTCACCGCCACCGGCGGCATGGTCGTGTCGCTTATCCTCGGTTCGCTCTTCGCCTTCGCGCTGGCGCTCACCGATATCAGGGGCAAGCTGATTTTAAGCTTCGCCTTCATGCTGCCGATGATGATCCCGCCGCAGGTGACGGCGCTTGCCTGGGTGGAGATGTCGGGACCGGCGAGCCCGCTCCTGAAGACGCTCGGGCTGGCGCCGCCGCTCGGCAGCCCGCAGCCGCTCTATTCGCTCTCCGGCATCGCGCTTCTCTTGGGCGTGCAGCATGCGCCGCTCGTCTTCCTGGCTCTGAAGGCCGGGCTTGCGGCGAGCCCGCGCGACGGCATCGAGGCGGCGCGGCTGGCGGGCGCCGGGCCGCTGCGGGTGTTTCGCGATATCGTGCTGCCGCTCGGCGCTCCGGGGCTGATTGCCGGCGGGGCAATCGCCTTCGTCTCCGGCGTCGGCAATTTCGGCATTCCTGCGATCCTCGGCATTCCGGCCGGGATCGAGACGCTGCCGACGCTGATCTTCAGCCGGCTGGCAAGCTTCGGCGCCGCCACCTTCGGGGAGATTGCGCTGATCTCGACGCTGATCGCGGCAATCTCCGCCGCCGGGCTCATCGTGCAGCAGCGGGCCCTTCAAGGCCGCGACTATCGCCTCATCGGCCATTCCGGGGCCCGCGCCGCCTTTTCGCTCGGCCGCTTTCGCGTCGCTGTCGAGGCGCTGCTTTGGGCGGTGCTGGTGCTGGTGCTGGCCGCACCCCTGCTGGCGCTCGTCGCAAGCTCGCTCGTGCCGGCCTATGGCGTGCCGCTCAATTTCGACACCATGTCGCTGGACGCCTATGGCGAAATCCTCTTCCGCCAGTCGATCACCCTGACGGCGCTCAAGAATTCGCTGTTCCTGGCTTCCGCCGCCGCCCTCGGGCTGCTCGCCGTCACCGTGCCGGCCGCCTATCTGCTGGCGCGGCGGAAGGGGGCGCTCGCGGGTCTCGTCGCCATCCTGATCGAGATTCCCTATGCACTGCCCGGCATAGTGCTCGCCGTCGCCTTCATCCTCACCTTCGCGGCACCGCTGCCGGTCGTCGGCGTCTCGCTCTACGGGACGATCTGGATCATCCTTGCCGCTTATTTCTCGTCCTTCCTCGCCGTCAGCCTGAAGCCGGTGGTGAGTGCCATGCTGCAAATGGACCCTGCGCTCGAGGAGGCGGCAAGGCTTGCCGGCGCGGGTTTCTTCCGCCGCATGCGCGACGTGCTCCTGCCGCTCGTGGCGCCCGCCGCCGGTGCCTCCGTCATCCTCGTCTTCCTGATTGCCGCGAACGAGTTGACCGTCTCGGCGCTGCTCTGGTCGGCCGGCACCCAGACGCTCGGCGTGGCGATCTTCAATCTCGACGACAGCGGCTCCTCCGATCTCGCCGCGGCGCTCTCGGTGCTCGTCGTCCTCCTGGTGATCGCGCTGATGACGGCGCTCGAATTGCTGGCGAAACATCTGCCGGAGGGCGTGTTGCCGTGGCGCAATTGA
- a CDS encoding ABC transporter substrate-binding protein, with the protein MKTLLSAVAATLVAGLLSTAAHAESLVLYTSQPNEDAQATVDAFEAANPGVEVEWVREGTTKIMAKLMAEIEAGNPVADVLLIADTVTMQRLKEGGHLLAYKSPEAAGYDAALYDADGAYYSTKMITTGIVYNTSAAMKPEGWQDLAKPEAKGLVTMPSPLTSGAALIHAETLAAIPGLGWDYYKALAENGATAAGGNGGVLKAVATGEKAYGMLVDFMAIREKAKGAPVEFVFPAEGVSAVTEPVGILKTARNVDAAKKFVDFLISEEGQKVAVKMGYIPARNGVALPEGYPARETIKVLPVDAAAAVKNSEAALKTFSGIFGTN; encoded by the coding sequence ATGAAAACGCTTCTCTCCGCCGTTGCCGCCACGCTCGTCGCCGGTCTTCTCTCCACCGCGGCCCATGCCGAAAGCCTCGTGCTTTATACCAGCCAGCCGAACGAGGATGCGCAGGCGACGGTGGATGCGTTCGAGGCGGCAAACCCCGGCGTCGAGGTCGAGTGGGTGCGCGAGGGCACGACGAAGATCATGGCCAAGCTGATGGCCGAGATCGAGGCGGGCAATCCGGTGGCGGACGTGCTCTTGATCGCCGACACGGTGACGATGCAGCGGCTGAAGGAGGGCGGGCATCTGCTCGCTTACAAGTCGCCGGAGGCGGCGGGCTACGATGCGGCGCTCTATGATGCGGATGGAGCCTATTACTCGACCAAGATGATCACCACCGGCATCGTCTACAACACCTCCGCCGCGATGAAGCCGGAAGGCTGGCAGGATCTCGCAAAGCCCGAGGCGAAGGGCCTCGTCACCATGCCGAGCCCGCTCACCTCTGGTGCTGCGCTGATCCATGCCGAGACGCTCGCCGCCATTCCCGGCCTCGGCTGGGATTATTACAAGGCGCTCGCCGAAAACGGCGCGACGGCGGCCGGCGGCAATGGCGGCGTGCTGAAGGCGGTCGCGACCGGCGAGAAGGCCTATGGCATGCTCGTCGATTTCATGGCGATCCGCGAGAAGGCCAAGGGCGCGCCGGTGGAATTCGTCTTCCCGGCCGAGGGCGTTTCCGCCGTCACCGAGCCGGTCGGCATCTTGAAGACCGCCAGGAACGTCGATGCGGCGAAGAAATTCGTCGACTTCCTCATCTCCGAGGAAGGCCAGAAGGTGGCGGTGAAGATGGGCTATATCCCGGCCCGCAACGGCGTGGCGCTGCCGGAAGGCTATCCGGCCCGCGAGACGATCAAGGTGCTGCCGGTCGATGCGGCGGCGGCGGTCAAGAATTCCGAGGCGGCCCTCAAGACCTTCTCGGGCATTTTCGGGACGAACTGA
- a CDS encoding RNA-directed DNA polymerase: MTAKTKSARLKRLLSHGFFAPELPPCFVSEDLARFRRSFVDGIMALPPVRNQPAFQKYVSEPSWFYFPRFGKDDRRHGVLNPISYLLLANVIADNYVDLRRKAKRSGISASPPVFDWSEDRALMRPSVDLRDDFRVDLSSRREEFVSADVRAFFHSIYTHAIPWAIYGKQWAKANRGVAHYGNMIDLLCRNGQDGQTIGLPVGPDTSRLIAGGGCISG, translated from the coding sequence TTGACTGCGAAGACAAAATCAGCGCGGCTGAAACGATTGCTATCACATGGTTTTTTTGCTCCCGAGCTTCCCCCGTGCTTCGTTTCGGAGGACTTGGCACGGTTCAGAAGATCATTTGTTGACGGCATCATGGCACTGCCGCCGGTTCGAAATCAGCCAGCGTTTCAGAAATACGTATCCGAGCCAAGTTGGTTCTATTTTCCGCGGTTCGGCAAGGATGACAGACGTCACGGCGTATTGAATCCTATTTCGTATCTTCTTTTGGCAAACGTAATCGCTGACAACTATGTGGACTTGCGGAGGAAAGCGAAGAGATCGGGCATTTCCGCATCGCCCCCGGTGTTCGACTGGAGTGAGGACAGAGCGTTGATGCGGCCCAGTGTGGATTTGCGCGATGATTTCCGAGTCGACCTATCCTCGCGAAGAGAAGAGTTCGTTTCGGCTGACGTTCGAGCTTTCTTTCACTCAATATACACACATGCCATTCCATGGGCGATCTATGGGAAGCAATGGGCGAAGGCAAATAGAGGTGTTGCCCACTATGGAAACATGATCGATCTTCTTTGTCGTAACGGACAAGATGGTCAAACCATCGGGCTCCCAGTCGGACCCGATACTTCACGTTTGATCGCTGGGGGTGGTTGCATCAGCGGTTGA
- a CDS encoding AI-2E family transporter — MDDAQTPVKAEPAAPPASIEPRVTEFLRLGVLALFAYWSLTLVAPFAIIAIWAGILAVALYPVFRALAALFGGRPRLAAAAITVVALAVIAGPLAAIALSFAEAVQAVLAKLASGTLVVPAPPDAVRDWPLIGNWLHAAWAQASGNLEATLQRLAPSLLQAGGTVLGKIAGIGVDLIGFIVSVIIAGFLFRPGPRLGEGLKLFARRVAGERGAGFVDLAGATIRNVARGVIGVALLQALLAGLAFSLFGIPAASVLAFAVLIFCIMQIGPAPVLLPVAIWAWTAMETRATLGLTLILVLIGLIDNVLKPVLVARGLKTPMLVILAGVIGGTLSYGLIGLFLGPIVLGVFYDLVVAWMRSVPRPEDETKPA, encoded by the coding sequence ATGGACGATGCGCAAACCCCAGTCAAAGCCGAACCTGCCGCCCCGCCGGCGTCGATCGAGCCCAGGGTCACCGAGTTCCTGCGGCTCGGCGTGCTGGCGCTTTTCGCCTACTGGTCGCTGACGCTCGTCGCGCCCTTCGCGATCATCGCCATCTGGGCCGGCATTCTCGCCGTCGCGCTCTATCCGGTGTTCAGGGCGCTCGCTGCCCTCTTCGGCGGCCGCCCGCGCCTTGCGGCGGCGGCGATCACCGTCGTCGCCCTGGCGGTGATCGCCGGCCCGCTGGCGGCGATCGCGCTGAGCTTCGCCGAAGCGGTGCAGGCAGTGCTTGCGAAACTGGCGTCGGGCACGCTCGTGGTGCCGGCACCGCCGGATGCGGTGCGCGACTGGCCGCTGATCGGCAACTGGCTGCACGCCGCCTGGGCGCAGGCTTCCGGCAATCTGGAAGCGACGCTGCAGCGCCTGGCGCCGTCGCTGCTGCAGGCCGGCGGCACCGTGCTCGGCAAGATCGCCGGCATCGGCGTCGACCTCATCGGCTTCATCGTTTCGGTGATCATCGCCGGCTTTCTCTTCCGCCCCGGGCCGCGGCTCGGCGAAGGGCTGAAACTCTTCGCCCGCCGGGTCGCCGGCGAGCGCGGCGCCGGCTTCGTCGATCTCGCCGGCGCGACGATCCGCAATGTCGCCCGCGGCGTGATCGGCGTGGCGCTGCTGCAGGCTCTGCTCGCCGGGCTTGCCTTCTCGCTGTTTGGCATTCCGGCCGCAAGCGTGCTCGCCTTCGCCGTGCTGATCTTCTGCATCATGCAGATCGGCCCCGCCCCGGTGCTGCTGCCGGTCGCCATCTGGGCGTGGACGGCGATGGAGACGCGTGCCACCCTCGGCCTGACCTTGATCCTGGTGCTGATCGGGCTGATCGACAACGTCCTGAAGCCGGTGCTGGTCGCCCGCGGCCTGAAGACGCCGATGCTCGTCATCCTCGCAGGCGTAATCGGCGGCACGCTGTCCTATGGGCTGATCGGCCTTTTCCTCGGGCCGATCGTGCTCGGCGTCTTCTACGATCTGGTCGTCGCCTGGATGCGCTCCGTGCCACGGCCGGAGGACGAGACGAAGCCGGCGTGA
- a CDS encoding efflux RND transporter periplasmic adaptor subunit, producing MRGSRTLAAVLSSTLLAAVSLAPDKLGAQQAPAPAVVVAPAAIMDLRETADFTGRIVAVQKVDIRARVSGFLEKVNFTEGQKVIAGSVLYEVEDGTYRAAVQEIQGSIEAAEASRELAVLERDRAQRLISSNTVAQATVDTANAQVKKAEADIVRLKGSKQAAELNLSYTRIVAPFDGIVGLSAVDVGGLVGPDSGSLVTLTRLDPISVQFPVATSILLDYRERSVRGEVPAGGDVEITLPNGMTYPKRGVINFVASDVSQGTDTITVRAELPNPDSLLLDGTLVRVTFEQTEKQEVLAVPQQAIQRDQQGAFVMVVGADSKVELRRVDVARSSRGQAVIAKGLKEGEQVITEGVGKVRPGVTVDAAPAAGG from the coding sequence ATGCGTGGTTCGAGAACTCTGGCTGCCGTCCTTTCATCAACCCTGCTCGCCGCGGTCTCGCTCGCGCCGGACAAGCTTGGCGCCCAGCAGGCGCCGGCGCCGGCCGTCGTCGTGGCGCCCGCCGCCATCATGGACCTGCGCGAAACCGCCGACTTCACCGGCCGGATCGTCGCGGTGCAGAAGGTCGATATTCGCGCCCGCGTTTCCGGTTTCCTCGAAAAGGTCAATTTCACGGAAGGCCAGAAGGTCATCGCCGGCAGCGTGCTCTATGAGGTCGAGGACGGCACCTATCGCGCCGCCGTCCAGGAGATCCAGGGCTCGATCGAGGCCGCCGAGGCGAGCCGCGAACTTGCCGTCCTCGAGCGCGACCGCGCCCAGCGGCTGATCTCCAGCAACACGGTTGCGCAGGCGACGGTCGACACCGCAAATGCGCAGGTGAAGAAGGCCGAGGCCGACATCGTCCGCCTCAAGGGCAGCAAGCAGGCGGCCGAGCTCAATCTCTCCTATACGCGGATCGTCGCACCCTTCGATGGCATCGTCGGCCTCTCCGCCGTCGATGTCGGGGGGCTGGTCGGTCCGGATTCCGGCTCGCTCGTCACGCTGACCCGGCTCGATCCGATCAGCGTCCAGTTCCCCGTCGCGACCTCGATCCTTCTCGACTATCGCGAGCGCTCGGTGCGCGGCGAGGTCCCCGCGGGCGGCGATGTCGAGATCACGCTGCCGAACGGCATGACATATCCGAAGCGGGGCGTGATCAATTTCGTCGCCAGCGACGTTTCGCAGGGCACCGATACGATCACGGTGCGCGCCGAGCTTCCCAACCCCGATTCACTCCTGCTCGACGGCACCCTCGTCCGCGTCACCTTCGAGCAGACCGAGAAGCAGGAGGTGCTCGCTGTTCCGCAGCAGGCGATCCAGCGCGACCAGCAGGGCGCCTTCGTGATGGTGGTCGGCGCCGACTCGAAGGTCGAGCTTCGCCGCGTCGACGTGGCCCGCTCGAGCCGCGGCCAGGCGGTCATCGCCAAGGGCCTCAAGGAAGGTGAGCAGGTGATCACCGAAGGCGTCGGCAAGGTGCGGCCGGGCGTCACCGTCGATGCGGCACCGGCAGCGGGCGGCTGA